A genomic region of Trueperaceae bacterium contains the following coding sequences:
- a CDS encoding NAD-binding protein, whose protein sequence is MKARVAKLFENPFLRRVGWHLRRLSDQMEAGFFRSLLIGLVVILLFISLIVWAFETDHTLAVFGASFYWAATTVLGQGDASFASGPVGWVMGWLLGLFGVAIVATITGALVGFMIDFLLKEGQGMGASGYRGHIVVCGWNATARNLIEELKEDEYGGRVVLVYDSEKSPAGDGIYFVRGSDTSEADLKRAGIEHARSAIVCPSDGTDEADMHSILVVLAIESVAPEVRTVVEVNNPKHTQHFRRAHVDEFLVTSVLSSHLLARSAMYPGLSELVTDIVSGGEGSELYRVELPDDCVDKPIDEVSAWLRRTHAATLLAVAREGVTHTNPAADFKLAAGDDLVVLAESLGKLTPYERAAAPA, encoded by the coding sequence GTGAAAGCTCGCGTCGCGAAGTTATTCGAGAACCCGTTCTTGCGGCGGGTCGGCTGGCACCTCAGGCGGCTGTCGGATCAGATGGAGGCGGGCTTCTTCAGGTCCCTCCTGATCGGGCTCGTCGTCATCCTGCTGTTCATCTCGCTGATCGTATGGGCGTTCGAGACGGATCACACGCTGGCCGTCTTCGGCGCCTCGTTCTACTGGGCGGCGACCACCGTGCTCGGCCAGGGCGACGCCTCGTTCGCGTCCGGACCCGTCGGCTGGGTGATGGGGTGGCTGTTGGGGCTGTTCGGCGTCGCGATAGTCGCGACCATCACCGGCGCGCTGGTCGGGTTCATGATCGATTTCCTCCTCAAGGAAGGGCAAGGCATGGGTGCATCCGGTTACAGGGGCCACATCGTCGTCTGCGGTTGGAACGCGACGGCTCGCAACCTCATCGAGGAGCTGAAGGAGGACGAGTACGGCGGCCGCGTCGTGCTCGTCTACGACTCCGAGAAGAGCCCCGCCGGCGACGGCATCTACTTCGTGCGCGGCTCCGACACGTCGGAGGCCGACCTGAAACGCGCCGGGATCGAGCATGCTCGCTCGGCCATCGTGTGCCCTTCCGACGGAACGGACGAGGCCGACATGCACTCGATACTCGTCGTGCTCGCCATCGAGTCGGTGGCGCCCGAGGTGCGCACCGTCGTCGAGGTCAACAACCCGAAGCACACTCAGCACTTCCGCCGCGCCCACGTCGACGAGTTCCTCGTCACGTCGGTCCTGTCCTCGCATCTGCTGGCCAGGTCGGCGATGTACCCGGGGCTCTCCGAACTCGTCACCGACATCGTCTCGGGCGGCGAGGGCTCGGAACTCTACCGGGTCGAGCTGCCGGACGACTGCGTCGACAAGCCGATAGACGAGGTCTCCGCCTGGCTGCGCAGGACCCACGCCGCCACCCTGCTCGCGGTGGCGCGCGAGGGCGTCACGCACACCAACCCGGCCGCCGACTTCAAGCTCGCTGCCGGCGACGACCTGGTGGTGCTGGCGGAGTCGCTCGGTAAGCTCACGCCGTACGAGCGCGCGGCGGCGCCGGCTTGA
- a CDS encoding thiolase family protein, whose translation MGSPNSNGPAAAGRASVIAAAARVPFSRAGSDYRELIAYDLARMALAGLLARADLPGGEVDQVVMGTVVQNVATSNVARDAALAAGVPDGVPAHTVTLACISSNRAVADAALAVLAGQAEVVIAGGVEMLGDVPVGFKREVRRRFFDSRRYKGLKDWPAFFRGLKLKDLLPQAPAIAEFSTGESMGESADRLAAKFGVTRAEQDAYALRSHQGAAAHRERLAEEIVPVAVPPKGQVVAVDNGVREDTSLERLAKLPPAFVKPFGTVTAGNASPLTDGAAAVLVMAEERAVAEGRTNLARVRDFVFVAQDPKDELLLGPAYAIPRLLARNGLAWSDIDVVELHEAFAGQVLAVLRALESAAFGRERLGLAGAFTTEVDMDKVNPWGGSVSLGHPFGATGARLVGTAAHRLNVEGGRFALVAACAAGGQGHALLLERVGS comes from the coding sequence ATGGGCTCACCGAACAGTAACGGCCCGGCTGCAGCGGGGCGCGCGTCCGTCATCGCCGCCGCCGCGCGCGTGCCCTTCAGCCGCGCTGGCAGCGACTACCGCGAGCTGATCGCTTACGACCTCGCCCGCATGGCGCTCGCCGGCCTGCTCGCGCGCGCCGACCTGCCGGGCGGCGAGGTCGACCAGGTCGTCATGGGCACGGTGGTGCAGAACGTCGCCACGAGCAACGTGGCGCGCGACGCGGCGCTCGCGGCGGGCGTGCCGGACGGCGTGCCGGCGCACACCGTGACGCTCGCCTGCATCTCGAGCAACCGCGCCGTCGCAGACGCCGCCCTTGCCGTCCTGGCCGGCCAGGCGGAGGTCGTCATCGCGGGCGGGGTCGAGATGCTCGGCGACGTGCCGGTCGGCTTCAAGCGCGAGGTGCGGCGGCGCTTCTTCGACAGCCGCCGCTACAAGGGCCTCAAGGACTGGCCGGCGTTCTTCAGGGGCCTGAAGCTCAAGGACCTGCTGCCGCAGGCGCCCGCCATCGCGGAGTTCTCGACGGGCGAGAGCATGGGGGAGAGCGCCGACCGGCTGGCCGCCAAGTTCGGCGTCACCCGCGCGGAGCAGGACGCCTACGCCCTGCGCTCCCACCAGGGCGCGGCGGCGCACCGCGAGCGGCTGGCGGAGGAGATCGTGCCCGTGGCCGTGCCTCCCAAGGGGCAGGTCGTGGCGGTCGACAACGGCGTGCGGGAGGACACGAGCTTGGAGCGCCTGGCGAAGTTGCCGCCTGCCTTCGTCAAGCCGTTCGGCACCGTCACCGCGGGCAACGCGAGCCCGCTGACCGACGGGGCCGCGGCCGTGCTCGTGATGGCCGAGGAGCGGGCGGTTGCCGAGGGGCGCACGAACCTGGCGCGGGTCCGCGACTTCGTGTTCGTGGCGCAGGACCCCAAGGACGAGTTGCTGCTCGGGCCCGCCTACGCCATCCCGCGGCTGCTCGCCCGCAACGGGCTGGCGTGGAGCGACATCGACGTCGTCGAGCTCCACGAGGCCTTCGCCGGTCAGGTGTTGGCCGTCCTGCGCGCCTTGGAGAGCGCCGCGTTCGGCCGGGAGCGGCTGGGCCTCGCGGGCGCCTTCACGACCGAGGTGGACATGGACAAGGTGAACCCGTGGGGCGGCTCCGTCTCCCTAGGCCACCCGTTCGGCGCAACGGGCGCGCGCCTCGTGGGCACGGCCGCGCACCGCCTGAACGTGGAGGGCGGGCGGTTCGCGCTCGTGGCGGCGTGCGCCGCGGGCGGGCAGGGGCATGCGCTACTCCTCGAGCGGGTGGGCTCGTGA
- a CDS encoding sugar kinase — translation MAPLAPGLVVVGDYAWDVLIRTNSPLQTGGDVFGEVQLAPGGSAANTAVWARRCGLATRFIGKIGNDSFGQLAVEELAAEGLAADWVRSDAHLTGSVAVWIDQEGERSMVSGKGADHYLLPSELPLATLRSAAYLHLHGWSFFGDPPRSAARRAASVAREAGARVSFDPGSFQMISQLGVDRFLSYTTDLGADAVFPNLEEGQVLSGEREPEAIGARLAELYGGALVVLKLDASGCYVHGAGEGAYFAAAPARLVDSTGAGDSFAGAFLAAWRGGGSAAEAARLANRVSAWVVERVGARPQPDAALTAVLEGFGG, via the coding sequence ATGGCACCCCTTGCACCCGGCCTGGTCGTGGTCGGCGACTACGCCTGGGACGTGCTCATCCGTACGAACTCGCCGCTCCAGACGGGCGGGGACGTGTTCGGCGAGGTGCAGCTCGCCCCGGGCGGGAGCGCGGCCAACACGGCCGTGTGGGCGCGGCGCTGCGGCTTAGCGACGCGCTTCATCGGCAAGATCGGCAACGACTCGTTCGGCCAGCTCGCCGTCGAGGAGCTGGCCGCCGAGGGCCTCGCAGCCGACTGGGTGCGGAGCGACGCACACCTGACCGGCTCGGTGGCCGTGTGGATCGACCAGGAAGGCGAGCGCTCGATGGTCTCGGGCAAGGGCGCCGACCATTACCTCCTGCCGTCCGAGCTGCCGCTCGCGACCCTGCGCTCGGCGGCTTACCTGCACCTGCACGGCTGGTCGTTCTTCGGCGACCCGCCGCGCTCCGCGGCGCGGCGAGCCGCTTCGGTCGCGCGCGAGGCCGGCGCGCGCGTATCGTTCGATCCCGGGTCTTTCCAGATGATCTCGCAGCTGGGCGTCGATCGGTTCCTGAGCTACACGACCGACCTCGGCGCCGATGCCGTCTTCCCGAACCTCGAGGAGGGCCAGGTCTTGTCCGGCGAGCGTGAGCCCGAGGCCATCGGAGCGCGGCTCGCGGAGCTGTACGGCGGCGCGCTCGTCGTCCTGAAGCTGGACGCGTCCGGCTGCTACGTGCACGGGGCGGGCGAGGGCGCCTACTTCGCCGCCGCGCCGGCCAGGCTCGTCGACTCGACGGGGGCGGGCGACTCGTTCGCCGGGGCGTTCCTCGCCGCCTGGCGCGGGGGCGGCTCGGCCGCCGAGGCCGCGCGCCTGGCGAACCGCGTCTCGGCCTGGGTCGTGGAGCGCGTAGGGGCGCGGCCCCAGCCGGACGCGGCGCTCACGGCCGTGTTGGAGGGGTTCGGCGGGTAG
- a CDS encoding M24 family metallopeptidase, whose translation MDWLPTVQDELGRQGLDAWLVYDFRRSNPVAAPVLGPLLEGNTASRRVFLLVPREGFPTLAVHAIEVKSLRPAPGVNVVSYSSRESLRGVLEAMLKGRSRVAMEYSPAGDNPYVGRVDAGTVEWIRSFGVEVVSSGDVAQVLEVWTPEQLEQHLTAAAGVAAAKDAAFAYLAERARRGEEVRECAVQAVIMRRFADLGLVSATTPNVSFGAHAGDPHYHPIEGVRDAALAPGDVVLIDLWAKVDAKSAPYADVTWMGVDGEPTSELMSVWEAVKGARDAAVAAMRAAYAEGRWPSGGEADRAARAVLEKAGYGDAFTHRTGHSLGKDGPHGVAVHLDDFETSDARALRPGIGVTVEPGAYFQGFGVRSEINVYLTDAGPRVTTELQDELERL comes from the coding sequence ATGGACTGGTTACCGACCGTGCAGGACGAACTGGGCAGGCAGGGCCTCGACGCTTGGCTGGTGTACGACTTCCGCCGCTCCAACCCGGTGGCGGCCCCCGTGCTCGGCCCGCTGCTGGAGGGCAACACTGCGAGCCGCCGCGTCTTCCTGCTCGTCCCGCGGGAGGGGTTCCCGACGCTCGCCGTCCACGCCATCGAGGTCAAGTCGCTGCGCCCGGCGCCCGGCGTGAACGTCGTCAGCTACTCGAGCCGCGAGAGCCTGCGGGGCGTGCTCGAGGCGATGCTGAAGGGTCGTTCCCGCGTCGCCATGGAGTACAGCCCCGCCGGCGACAACCCGTACGTCGGCCGGGTCGACGCCGGCACCGTCGAGTGGATCAGGTCGTTCGGCGTCGAGGTCGTGTCCTCCGGCGACGTCGCGCAGGTCCTCGAGGTCTGGACACCAGAGCAGCTGGAGCAGCACCTCACGGCGGCCGCCGGGGTCGCCGCTGCCAAGGACGCCGCTTTCGCCTACCTCGCCGAGCGGGCGCGGCGCGGCGAGGAGGTCAGGGAGTGCGCCGTCCAGGCCGTCATCATGCGGCGCTTCGCCGACCTGGGGCTCGTGTCCGCGACCACCCCTAACGTGAGCTTCGGGGCGCACGCGGGCGACCCCCACTACCACCCGATCGAGGGCGTGAGGGACGCGGCGCTCGCGCCCGGCGACGTCGTGCTCATCGACCTGTGGGCGAAGGTGGACGCCAAGAGCGCGCCTTACGCCGACGTGACCTGGATGGGTGTCGACGGCGAGCCGACCTCCGAGCTCATGAGCGTGTGGGAAGCGGTGAAGGGCGCGCGCGACGCGGCCGTCGCCGCCATGCGTGCCGCGTACGCCGAGGGCCGGTGGCCGAGCGGCGGCGAGGCCGACCGGGCGGCTCGCGCAGTGCTGGAGAAGGCCGGCTACGGCGACGCGTTCACCCACCGCACGGGGCACAGCCTCGGTAAGGACGGTCCGCACGGCGTGGCGGTCCACCTCGACGACTTCGAGACCTCGGACGCGCGCGCCCTGCGCCCCGGCATCGGGGTGACGGTCGAGCCGGGCGCCTACTTCCAGGGCTTCGGCGTGCGCAGCGAGATCAACGTGTACCTGACCGACGCGGGCCCGCGCGTGACGACCGAGCTGCAAGACGAGCTCGAGCGCCTCTAG
- a CDS encoding YojF family protein, translating into MRPIDRDSIQAELDDRLGQELYLHLETTTGSYTKLGPEKKNPVIAFVRNARISYARGTVTGTGPYRVGLKLGEGWVYADGLTDYEVNERGELLLAGLDCEGQLTMALQLSQTPFREGQTDVE; encoded by the coding sequence GTGAGGCCCATCGACCGCGACTCGATCCAAGCCGAGCTGGATGACAGGCTCGGACAAGAGCTCTACTTGCACCTGGAGACGACCACCGGGTCGTACACGAAGCTCGGACCCGAGAAGAAGAACCCCGTGATCGCCTTCGTACGCAACGCGCGCATCTCGTACGCGCGCGGCACGGTGACCGGCACTGGTCCTTACCGCGTCGGCCTTAAGCTCGGCGAAGGCTGGGTGTACGCCGACGGGCTCACGGACTACGAGGTCAACGAGCGGGGCGAGCTCCTCCTCGCCGGTCTCGACTGCGAGGGGCAGCTCACGATGGCGTTGCAGCTCTCGCAGACGCCTTTCAGGGAAGGACAGACCGATGTTGAGTGA
- the bshB2 gene encoding bacillithiol biosynthesis deacetylase BshB2, with amino-acid sequence MLSEAKGRQPDAAHGRTVPFDAAGESAVLAVFPHPDDESFAAGGTLALCNEAGVRTVYLCGTYGDMGRRMGRPAFTNREALRDVRTVELSSACAVLGCELGFMGLRDKCIEFEDPAEVAAQVRRVIDEIRPSTVITYYPGHGVHSDHDALGHATVLAVRALPAGLRPRVLAVAVGDPNVLREELGEPHVRADIRGVKDRKLDALRAHRSQTESMFAHMNEDAREDGQTSTFSERLTVREEFYVLDADAPTLVERARG; translated from the coding sequence ATGTTGAGTGAAGCGAAGGGCCGGCAGCCGGACGCGGCCCACGGCCGCACCGTGCCGTTCGACGCCGCGGGCGAGAGCGCCGTGCTGGCCGTCTTCCCGCATCCGGACGACGAGTCGTTCGCGGCCGGCGGCACGCTCGCGCTCTGCAACGAGGCCGGCGTCAGGACCGTGTACCTGTGCGGAACGTACGGCGACATGGGCAGGCGCATGGGGCGCCCCGCCTTCACGAACCGCGAGGCGCTGCGCGACGTGCGCACGGTCGAGCTGAGCTCGGCGTGCGCCGTCCTCGGCTGCGAGCTGGGCTTCATGGGCCTGCGCGACAAGTGCATCGAGTTCGAGGACCCGGCGGAAGTGGCGGCCCAGGTGCGGCGCGTCATCGACGAGATCCGCCCCTCGACGGTCATCACCTACTACCCGGGCCACGGCGTCCACTCTGACCACGACGCGCTGGGCCACGCGACCGTCCTCGCGGTGCGCGCCTTGCCGGCCGGGCTCAGGCCGCGCGTCCTGGCGGTCGCCGTCGGCGACCCCAACGTCTTGCGCGAGGAGTTGGGCGAGCCGCACGTGCGGGCCGACATCCGCGGCGTCAAGGACCGCAAGCTCGACGCCCTGCGCGCGCACCGCTCGCAGACGGAGTCGATGTTCGCCCACATGAACGAGGACGCCCGCGAGGACGGCCAGACGAGCACCTTCTCGGAGCGCCTGACCGTGCGCGAGGAGTTCTACGTGCTGGACGCCGACGCGCCCACCCTGGTGGAGCGGGCGCGGGGCTGA